In Penaeus monodon isolate SGIC_2016 chromosome 7, NSTDA_Pmon_1, whole genome shotgun sequence, the following are encoded in one genomic region:
- the LOC119574956 gene encoding RNA-binding protein cabeza-like: MSGQPPPSEQKRHHTPDEEDDRRGRGGGRGRGRGRGRGKGRGGGGPDESDDDMPPPNMPRPSGPASLFDFFDVKMHEKKETVNFVEPVADVRGAAYQTGRGGRGGGRDGRGGRGGRGRMLSRGGAVNGRSTPPDLTSENWPAPGEEKNPPTSNRSYFESKELMEEKEQEDNLALRHHQLQASAVGRETAPIAYRNDHGGQYGGYRDSSRRDYGGGGRGSYSSQDSRRTERGGRGGGGGRSNSSGYRGRGGGGSGGGGGGYRDSNSNPRGGRGNSNNGYRGDTNNYREDGGSSNFFRSDGGGGGGSGSNYRQYNGANSGYRGGSSNYGNYGDGANYGGAFRADSGSNYRDSGGVSRSDSSYSTGYKDMQGSRSSSNQYNTRYDSYGSRQVGQNSYEPNPGGRNSMGGGRGGSYTSGRGEGGNGGGSMQASNSRTSKEMRLIQDFQRSMTLAGCYPQEMMNYGRYEDGAEYADFSGTLEFHRGGGSGRGSQRRGGRGGYY; this comes from the exons ATGAGTGGACAACCTCCCCCTTCAGAGCAGAAGCGGCACCACACCCCAGACGAAGAGGACGACCgacgaggcagaggaggaggcagagggcgagggaggggccgCGGCAGGGGCAAGGGTCGGGGAGGAGGGGGCCCTGACGAAAGCGATGACGACATGCCCCCGCCCAACATGCCCCGGCCCTCGGGACCCGCCTCGCTCTTCGACTTCTTCGACGTCAAGATGCACGAGAAGAAAG AAACTGTGAACTTTGTAGAGCCAGTGGCTGATGTTAGGGGTGCAGCCTATCAGACTGGTCGTGGTGGTCGAGGCGGAGGaagagacggaaggggagggagaggtggcagAGGAAGGATGTTGTCACGTGGAGGAGCTGTCAATGGAAG GTCAACGCCCCCAGACTTGACATCAGAGAACTGGCCTGCTCCTGGGGAGGAGAAGAACCCCCCCACCAGCAACAGGAGCTACTTCGAGAGTAAGGAattgatggaggagaaggagcaggaggataaCCTTGCTCTCCGACACCACCAGCTCCAGGCGAGCGCTGTGGGGAGAGAAACTGCACCCATAGCCTATCGTAACGACCATGGAGGGCAGTATGGGGGGTACAGAGACTCCAGCAGAAGGGActacgggggagggggaaggggctctTACAGCTCCCAGGACTCAAGAAGAACAGAGCGTGGTggcagaggtggaggaggagggaggagcaacAGTAGTGGTTACCGAGGCAGAGGCGGTGGTGGaagtggaggcggaggaggtggaTACAGAGATTCAAACAGTAACCccagaggtggaagagggaacaGCAATAATGGCTACAGAGGCGACACTAACAATTACCGGGAGGATGGAGGTAGTTCGAACTTTTTTAGGAGCGATGGGGGAGGTGGTGGCGGCAGCGGCAGCAACTATAGACAGTACAATGGAGCCAACAGTGGTTATCGGGGTGGCAGTAGCAATTATGGTAACTATGGTGACGGTGCTAATTATGGAGGTGCTTTTAGGGCTGACAGTGGTAGCAATTACAGAGATAGTGGTGGTGTCTCCCGCAGTGACAGTTCCTACAGCACAGGCTACAAGGACATGCAGGGAAGTCGAAGCAGCTCCAACCAGTACAACACCCGGTACGATTCCTACGGCAGCAGGCAAGTAGGCCAGAACAGTTATGAACCGAATCCAGGAGGCCGAAACAGCATGGGAGGTGGTAGAGGAGGCAGCTACACCTCcggcagaggagaaggaggcaaTGGGGGTGGCAGTATGCAAGCGTCAAACAGTAGGACGTCGAAGGAAATGAGGCTTATCCAGGACTTCCAGAGGAGCATGACCTTAGCAGGATGTTACCCACAAGAG ATGATGAATTATGGCAGATACGAAGACGGAGCAGAATATGCCGATTTTTCAG GCACCTTGGAGTTTCACCGTGGGGGTGGCAGTGGGCGAGGCAGTCAGAggagaggcggaaggggaggCTATTACTAA
- the LOC119574955 gene encoding uncharacterized protein LOC119574955 isoform X2: MRYLTIFVLLSTLFRNGLSIWCYRCVGSHPGCGLYDFDWRYYWSYQCPDPYDKCVKVIEQKGAEELMVTRVPENLGPQRGHPRPTARGLSSLPRTPAGPKSSRPSRKSITEGNTTTT; encoded by the exons ATGAGATATTTGACCATATTTGTCCTCCTCTCCACCTTATTCCGAAATG GACTCAGCATCTGGTGCTACCGCTGTGTGGGCTCGCACCCTGGCTGTGGTCTCTATGACTTCGACTGGCGGTACTACTGGAGCTACCAGTGTCCTGACCCCTATGACAAATGTGTAAAGGTCATTGAACAGAAGGGAG CTGAGGAGCTGATGGTGACCCGCGTGCCCGAAAACCTGGGGCCACAGAGGGGGCATCCCCGGCCCACCGCTCGAGGGCTGTCGTCACTGCCCAGGACCCCCGCTGGGCCTAAATCTTCCCGTCCATCAAGGAAATCGATCACAGAAG GGAACACTACAACAACGTGA